One region of bacterium genomic DNA includes:
- a CDS encoding MFS transporter: MKRVRLWTRNFALITIITFLVFMNHVMVLTTFPFYVETLGGKEAIAGLAATLFSVVAVISRPAIGWVLDNGKRRAILITGIIGMAIMPIGYLAASILALALIFRMLHGAFMSCAGTASSTVATDIIPKERFGEGMGIFSTSIALSTCFAPALGLLLMNRFGYSALYGASAGMLVIAFALYFMMKIPPVHIEKKPLRLKQLVAADALPSSTVILFFLLNFGAVENFIAKFAASVPELPSGGLFFIIMSCVLILTRVLLGKAIDRHGEAFFVYSGNFTMFMASILLAIHPNKVAFVIAAVLAGYGFGGMQPALQTMAVRNVSSERRGAANSTFLCTYDIGIGIGGGIAGWLISALGYAQMFAITTVFLVLSVAAYLFWGRNHPSAFTNCLKSKS, encoded by the coding sequence ATGAAACGAGTCAGACTGTGGACCAGAAACTTTGCCCTGATTACTATTATCACATTCCTCGTTTTTATGAACCACGTTATGGTATTGACCACTTTCCCGTTTTACGTGGAGACACTTGGCGGTAAAGAAGCAATTGCAGGGCTGGCCGCAACGTTGTTTTCCGTGGTCGCGGTAATCTCGAGGCCGGCCATTGGCTGGGTTCTGGATAACGGCAAACGGCGGGCGATTCTAATCACCGGCATTATTGGTATGGCCATAATGCCCATTGGTTATTTAGCCGCCTCCATTCTGGCACTGGCCCTCATATTCCGAATGCTGCATGGCGCGTTCATGAGCTGTGCGGGCACCGCCAGCAGCACAGTCGCGACAGATATAATCCCCAAGGAACGCTTCGGGGAAGGAATGGGCATATTCAGTACCAGCATTGCGTTATCCACATGCTTCGCTCCGGCTCTTGGTCTGCTTTTGATGAACCGGTTTGGATACAGTGCACTTTATGGAGCATCTGCTGGGATGCTTGTTATCGCATTTGCGCTTTACTTTATGATGAAAATACCGCCAGTTCACATTGAGAAAAAGCCACTTCGCCTCAAGCAGTTGGTCGCCGCCGATGCACTACCTTCTTCTACAGTCATTCTTTTTTTTCTATTGAATTTCGGCGCGGTGGAGAATTTTATTGCCAAATTCGCTGCTTCAGTGCCGGAATTGCCCAGCGGCGGCCTGTTTTTCATTATCATGTCTTGTGTGCTAATCCTGACCAGAGTATTACTGGGTAAGGCCATTGACCGGCATGGTGAAGCTTTTTTTGTTTATAGTGGTAATTTCACAATGTTTATGGCTTCCATATTGCTGGCTATTCATCCAAATAAGGTTGCTTTTGTGATCGCAGCCGTGCTGGCTGGTTACGGTTTCGGCGGTATGCAGCCTGCACTACAGACAATGGCCGTACGCAATGTATCGTCAGAACGGCGTGGTGCAGCAAACTCTACATTTCTCTGCACCTATGACATCGGCATAGGCATTGGTGGTGGTATCGCTGGCTGGCTTATATCTGCTTTGGGATATGCACAAATGTTTGCAATCACGACCGTTTTTTTGGTCCTTTCAGTAGCGGCTTATTTGTTTTGGGGGCGAAATCACCCGTCTGCATTCACAAATTGCTTAAAATCAAAATCCTGA